A stretch of Desulfurivibrio alkaliphilus AHT 2 DNA encodes these proteins:
- a CDS encoding TIGR01777 family oxidoreductase has protein sequence MKIFLAGATGFVGSALIPRLLQENHQLLVLVRHPDKADRLPAPVKVVAGDPTRPGRWQEEAASAEVIINLTGASVFTRWTAKAKQQIMDSRVNSTRHIVEAMQGAANPMTLINTSAAGYYGIHDDQPKTETSPPGQDFLAQVCRAWESEALKAADHGHRVAIARLAVVLGRGGGALAQMIPPFNLGLGGRLGSGKQPFPWIHLDDLTAIFAFLCHHREISGPVNCGAPQIINNAEFTKAMGQRLKRPTLLAVPGFMLRLALGEMSAALLGGTRMVPEVLERHGFVFRFPEIDQALADLLP, from the coding sequence ATGAAAATCTTTTTGGCCGGCGCCACCGGTTTTGTCGGCAGCGCCCTGATTCCTCGCCTGCTGCAGGAGAACCACCAGTTGCTGGTACTGGTGCGCCACCCCGATAAGGCCGACCGCCTGCCGGCCCCGGTCAAGGTGGTGGCCGGCGATCCCACCCGGCCGGGCCGGTGGCAGGAAGAGGCGGCATCGGCGGAGGTGATCATCAACCTGACCGGCGCCAGTGTCTTTACCCGCTGGACGGCCAAGGCCAAACAACAGATCATGGACAGCCGGGTCAACTCCACCAGGCATATAGTGGAGGCCATGCAGGGTGCCGCCAACCCCATGACCCTGATCAACACCAGCGCCGCCGGTTACTACGGCATCCATGATGATCAGCCGAAAACGGAAACATCCCCGCCGGGCCAAGACTTTCTCGCCCAGGTCTGCCGGGCCTGGGAAAGTGAGGCCTTGAAAGCCGCCGACCACGGTCATCGAGTTGCCATCGCCAGGCTGGCAGTGGTATTGGGCAGAGGCGGCGGCGCCCTGGCCCAAATGATTCCCCCGTTCAACCTGGGCCTGGGCGGCCGGCTGGGCAGTGGTAAGCAACCTTTTCCCTGGATCCACCTGGATGACCTGACTGCCATTTTCGCTTTTCTTTGCCACCACCGGGAAATTTCCGGGCCGGTCAACTGCGGCGCCCCGCAGATCATCAACAACGCCGAGTTCACCAAAGCCATGGGCCAAAGGCTGAAGCGGCCCACCCTGCTGGCAGTGCCGGGGTTTATGCTCCGCCTGGCCCTGGGCGAGATGAGTGCAGCCTTGCTGGGCGGCACCCGCATGGTACCTGAGGTACTGGAGCGACACGGTTTTGTCTTCCGTTTTCCCGAAATCGACCAGGCCCTGGCCGATCTACTGCCATGA
- a CDS encoding alanine-zipper protein, translating into MKKALGLACGLLLLFAAGCATNQVDAVDEARFNQLETKVEALERRVGNISVNVDNLRSETKELREESAKARECSANAREIAEKALLKAEECLDRQEKAFELQQMK; encoded by the coding sequence ATGAAAAAAGCGTTAGGTTTGGCATGCGGGCTGCTGCTGCTTTTTGCCGCCGGCTGCGCCACCAATCAGGTGGATGCGGTCGATGAAGCCCGGTTTAATCAGCTGGAAACCAAAGTTGAAGCCCTGGAGCGCCGGGTAGGCAACATTTCCGTCAATGTCGATAACCTGCGTTCGGAAACCAAGGAACTGCGGGAAGAAAGCGCAAAGGCCCGGGAGTGCTCCGCCAACGCCCGGGAGATTGCCGAAAAGGCACTGCTCAAGGCTGAAGAGTGCCTGGATCGGCAGGAAAAGGCTTTTGAGTTGCAGCAGATGAAGTAA
- the queD gene encoding 6-carboxytetrahydropterin synthase QueD, whose translation MYEVFTTTHFSSGHHLRNYPGNCEKPHGHNWKVKVIMRADELDELGMALDFRDLKAALKVIIDDLDHRDLNEHPAFQQENPSSENIARYIFAELKKSLSSDRYRPHKVTVLETDACGVSYSEE comes from the coding sequence ATGTACGAAGTATTTACCACCACCCACTTTTCCTCGGGCCATCACCTGCGCAACTATCCCGGCAACTGCGAAAAACCCCACGGCCACAACTGGAAGGTCAAGGTTATCATGCGGGCCGACGAGTTGGATGAACTGGGCATGGCCCTGGATTTCCGCGATCTTAAGGCAGCCTTGAAGGTGATCATCGACGATCTGGATCATCGTGATCTCAACGAGCATCCGGCCTTCCAGCAGGAAAATCCCTCCTCGGAAAATATCGCCCGCTATATTTTCGCCGAACTGAAAAAGAGTCTGAGCAGCGATCGCTACCGCCCCCACAAGGTAACGGTGCTGGAAACCGATGCCTGCGGGGTCAGTTATTCGGAAGAGTAA
- a CDS encoding L,D-transpeptidase produces the protein MPRLLLTINCLSLFLFAVACADVNRPLSASAATEYNNQLNVSGNEVPPVEANTTVVQERPSSPRLSVATTQSYNPESWTVVGQAREYQVQGRESLMEIARDHGLGYLEVTRINPDLDPFLPGDGARVLLPTARVLPQIPSEPGMVLNLPEKRLYYFYRRNDNRLVISFPVGIGTADRGTPLGDFSITQKLTDPSWTVPASVREQRPHLPAIVPPGPDNPMGAYALQLSGGSYFIHGTNRPWSIGRRATLGCARLYPEDIPVLFRMADRGTPVRIIHQPVKVGRQQEKIFLEVHHDRHDGINWRDYWREAEQILSEKGWLNYVESGKPAEVARQGLGIPVLVGRLPEAE, from the coding sequence ATGCCCCGTTTACTGCTTACCATTAACTGTTTATCACTGTTCCTCTTCGCCGTCGCCTGTGCCGACGTCAACCGACCATTAAGCGCCTCAGCTGCAACGGAATACAACAATCAACTCAATGTCAGCGGCAACGAAGTGCCGCCGGTGGAGGCAAACACCACAGTGGTGCAAGAGCGTCCATCATCGCCCAGGCTCTCGGTTGCCACCACTCAATCATATAACCCGGAATCTTGGACGGTGGTGGGGCAAGCGCGGGAATACCAGGTGCAGGGCCGGGAGTCACTGATGGAAATCGCCCGGGACCACGGCCTGGGCTACCTGGAGGTCACCAGAATAAATCCCGACCTGGACCCCTTTCTGCCCGGCGACGGCGCCAGGGTGCTGCTACCCACCGCCCGGGTGCTGCCGCAAATACCATCCGAGCCGGGCATGGTGCTGAACCTTCCGGAAAAGCGACTCTACTATTTTTACCGCCGAAACGATAACCGACTGGTAATTTCTTTCCCGGTGGGCATCGGCACCGCAGACCGGGGAACCCCCCTGGGAGACTTTAGCATCACCCAGAAACTGACCGACCCCAGTTGGACGGTGCCCGCCTCGGTAAGGGAACAACGCCCCCACCTGCCGGCCATCGTGCCGCCCGGGCCCGACAACCCCATGGGGGCTTATGCCCTGCAACTTTCCGGCGGCAGCTATTTTATCCATGGCACCAACCGACCCTGGTCCATCGGCCGGCGGGCAACCTTGGGCTGTGCCCGGCTGTACCCGGAAGATATCCCGGTACTGTTTCGCATGGCGGACAGGGGCACCCCGGTCAGGATTATTCACCAGCCGGTAAAGGTCGGGCGCCAGCAGGAAAAAATCTTTCTTGAGGTCCACCACGACCGGCACGACGGCATCAACTGGCGCGACTACTGGCGGGAAGCGGAACAAATTCTGAGCGAAAAAGGCTGGCTGAATTACGTTGAAAGCGGCAAGCCGGCGGAAGTCGCCAGGCAGGGCCTGGGTATTCCCGTCCTTGTCGGACGGCTGCCGGAAGCGGAATAG
- the leuB gene encoding 3-isopropylmalate dehydrogenase has product MKKIAVLPGDGIGPEVMREAIKVLDAAQRRFGFSLSYEYADVGGCAIDHHGHALPQATLELCRNSDAILFGSVGGPKWESLPPEQQPERAALLPLRKTFGLFCNLRPAKVFPSLAGASPLHPDIVGEGFDLLVVRELTGDIYFGQPKGREGSGPEEKAYDTMVYTRREIERIARRAFEAARLRRHLVTSVDKANVLTTMVLWREVVKEVAADYPDVTLNHIYVDNAAMQLIRNPHQFDVLLCGNMFGDIISDECAMMTGSMGLLASASLNEEGFGLYEPAGGSAPDIAGQGIANPIAQILSAAMMLRYSFQLGEAADAIENAVGRTLAAGTYTIDVAIDKSQAVNTEAMGNAIAAAL; this is encoded by the coding sequence ATGAAAAAAATAGCGGTTCTTCCCGGTGACGGTATCGGGCCGGAAGTGATGCGGGAGGCGATCAAGGTACTGGATGCCGCCCAGAGGCGTTTTGGCTTTTCTCTGAGTTACGAATACGCCGATGTCGGCGGCTGTGCCATAGACCACCACGGCCACGCCCTGCCCCAGGCCACCCTGGAGTTGTGCCGCAACAGCGACGCCATCCTCTTCGGGTCGGTGGGAGGGCCCAAGTGGGAAAGTCTACCGCCGGAACAGCAGCCGGAACGGGCCGCCCTGCTGCCCCTGCGTAAAACTTTCGGGCTGTTCTGCAACCTGCGACCGGCCAAAGTTTTCCCCTCGCTGGCCGGCGCCAGCCCGCTGCACCCGGATATTGTCGGTGAAGGATTCGACCTGCTGGTGGTCAGGGAACTCACCGGCGACATCTATTTCGGTCAACCCAAAGGGCGTGAGGGCAGCGGCCCCGAAGAAAAGGCTTACGACACCATGGTTTACACCCGCCGGGAAATCGAGCGCATCGCCCGCCGGGCCTTCGAGGCCGCCCGGCTGCGCCGCCACCTGGTCACCTCGGTGGACAAGGCCAACGTGCTTACCACCATGGTGCTGTGGCGCGAGGTGGTAAAGGAGGTGGCCGCCGACTACCCCGATGTCACCTTAAACCATATCTACGTGGACAACGCCGCCATGCAGTTGATCCGTAACCCGCACCAGTTCGACGTGCTGCTCTGCGGCAATATGTTCGGCGATATCATCTCCGACGAATGCGCCATGATGACCGGCTCCATGGGCCTGCTGGCCTCGGCCAGCCTCAATGAAGAAGGTTTCGGCCTCTACGAACCGGCCGGCGGCTCGGCCCCGGACATCGCCGGCCAGGGCATCGCCAACCCCATCGCCCAGATCCTCTCGGCGGCCATGATGCTGCGCTACAGCTTCCAGTTGGGCGAGGCCGCCGACGCCATCGAAAACGCGGTGGGCCGCACCCTGGCCGCCGGCACCTACACCATCGATGTGGCCATCGACAAAAGCCAGGCGGTGAACACCGAGGCCATGGGCAACGCCATCGCTGCCGCTTTGTAA
- a CDS encoding DUF1015 domain-containing protein → MAVIAPFRAVRYNPEKTPNIEEVVSPPYDVIDAGGQAALLERNPYNMIRLDLSKNVKGEGMTEQRYAGAAELYQQWQREAVLLREERPAFYIYEVDYRRPDGQTLTRRGFLGRVQLAEFAEGVVKPHEKTFAGVTSDRLRLLDTCQAQFSPIFSLYSDPAGEIMRLLEQGGTEPPLYRALDHNGCEHRLRLVSDPAILQAVQEKFQDKALYIADGHHRYTTALQYRALVRERRGQLDPADPANHTMMYLCGMEDPGLSVLPTHRLLRLPGYKTSTDLLHALQECFEVREITNGGRESLLDETLGRMAEGEGGNTCFGFYHPGEDRSFLLTLKDGVMDREAAHQPPALRDLDVVVLSDLIIDRLPDLDKSRCVQGDLIDYYSNAAEALDVAVKEAVLAAEAGGRTEATPVLFLMNPTKVEQVRRVADENLVMPHKSTFFYPKVLTGLAINPLTD, encoded by the coding sequence ATGGCCGTAATCGCCCCCTTTCGCGCCGTGCGTTATAACCCGGAAAAAACACCCAACATCGAAGAGGTGGTCAGCCCGCCCTACGATGTGATCGATGCCGGCGGCCAGGCGGCTTTGTTGGAACGCAACCCCTACAACATGATCCGGTTGGATTTGAGCAAAAACGTCAAGGGGGAAGGCATGACCGAACAGCGTTATGCCGGTGCCGCCGAGCTTTATCAACAGTGGCAGCGGGAAGCGGTGCTGCTCAGGGAAGAGCGGCCGGCCTTTTACATCTACGAGGTGGACTATCGCCGCCCAGACGGCCAAACCCTTACCCGGCGCGGTTTCCTGGGCCGGGTGCAACTGGCGGAGTTTGCCGAAGGGGTGGTCAAGCCCCATGAAAAAACCTTTGCCGGGGTGACCTCAGACCGTCTGCGTCTGCTGGATACCTGCCAGGCCCAGTTCAGCCCCATTTTCTCCCTGTACTCCGATCCGGCCGGCGAGATCATGCGTCTGCTGGAGCAGGGCGGCACCGAACCACCACTGTACCGGGCGCTGGACCATAATGGTTGCGAGCACCGGCTGCGTCTGGTCTCCGACCCGGCCATACTACAGGCGGTGCAGGAAAAATTCCAGGACAAGGCACTGTACATCGCCGACGGCCATCATCGCTACACCACCGCCCTGCAGTACCGGGCCCTGGTGCGGGAGCGGCGGGGCCAGCTGGATCCGGCCGATCCGGCCAACCACACCATGATGTATCTTTGCGGCATGGAAGATCCGGGGCTGAGCGTACTGCCCACCCATCGCCTGTTGCGCCTGCCGGGTTATAAAACCAGCACCGATTTGCTGCATGCCTTGCAGGAGTGTTTCGAGGTGCGGGAAATTACCAACGGCGGCCGGGAGAGCCTGCTCGACGAAACCTTGGGCCGGATGGCGGAAGGGGAGGGCGGCAACACCTGTTTCGGCTTTTATCACCCCGGCGAGGATCGCAGCTTTCTGCTGACCCTGAAAGATGGGGTGATGGACCGGGAAGCGGCCCACCAGCCGCCGGCCTTGCGGGATCTCGACGTGGTGGTGCTTTCAGACCTGATCATCGACCGCCTGCCGGACCTGGACAAGAGCCGCTGCGTGCAGGGCGACCTCATCGATTACTACAGCAACGCCGCCGAGGCCCTGGACGTGGCCGTCAAGGAGGCCGTGCTGGCCGCCGAAGCCGGTGGCCGCACGGAAGCCACCCCGGTGCTGTTCCTGATGAACCCCACCAAAGTGGAGCAGGTCCGCCGGGTGGCCGACGAAAACCTGGTGATGCCCCACAAATCCACCTTCTTCTACCCCAAAGTCCTGACAGGCCTGGCGATAAACCCCCTTACCGACTAG
- a CDS encoding 7-carboxy-7-deazaguanine synthase QueE, translated as MAKENKPGGMAAEPATPPDTLPGTLPGTLMVAEIFYSLQGESSHAGYPCIFVRLAGCNLRCVYCDARYTYEEAGTCRTIAEVMAAIAELPPVSRVEITGGEPLLQEEVYSLLNALLADQRQVLLETNGTISLARVPAAVHCIMDVKCPGSGMAEHLDRENFRRLTDRDEIKFVLSDRRDYDWARKIINEYQLADHPHLIFSPVTNRLQPSELAAWLLADALPARLQLQLHTQLWPGCLRGK; from the coding sequence ATGGCAAAAGAAAACAAACCGGGCGGGATGGCAGCGGAGCCTGCAACCCCGCCCGATACGCTGCCCGGCACGCTGCCCGGCACGCTGATGGTCGCTGAAATTTTCTACAGCCTGCAGGGTGAATCCAGCCACGCCGGTTATCCGTGCATTTTCGTTCGCCTGGCCGGCTGCAACCTGCGCTGTGTCTATTGCGACGCCCGTTACACCTACGAAGAAGCCGGCACCTGCCGGACCATCGCCGAGGTGATGGCCGCCATTGCCGAGTTACCGCCGGTTTCCCGGGTGGAGATCACCGGCGGCGAGCCCCTGCTGCAGGAAGAGGTTTACTCCCTGCTGAACGCCCTGCTGGCCGACCAACGCCAAGTGCTGCTGGAAACCAACGGCACCATTTCCCTGGCCCGGGTACCGGCGGCGGTGCACTGCATCATGGATGTAAAATGCCCGGGCAGCGGCATGGCCGAACATCTTGACCGGGAAAACTTCCGGCGCCTTACCGACCGGGATGAGATCAAGTTTGTACTCAGTGACCGCCGCGACTACGACTGGGCTCGGAAGATCATCAACGAATACCAACTGGCGGACCACCCCCACCTGATTTTCTCACCCGTAACCAACCGCCTGCAGCCCAGTGAGCTGGCCGCCTGGCTGCTCGCCGACGCCCTGCCCGCCCGCCTGCAACTGCAACTCCACACCCAGCTCTGGCCCGGTTGCCTGCGGGGTAAATAA